From the genome of Glycine max cultivar Williams 82 chromosome 2, Glycine_max_v4.0, whole genome shotgun sequence, one region includes:
- the LOC100798102 gene encoding sugar transporter ERD6-like 4 codes for MPLGEDYEDARNHRKPFININNNNNAGSGNLFVVLCVLIVALGPIQFGFTCGYSSPTQADMIRDLNLSISRFSLFGSLSNVGAMVGATVSGQLAEYFGRKGSLIFAAVPNIFGWLAISIAKDTSLLFMGRLLEGFGVGIISYVVPVYIAEVSPRTMRGSLGSVNQLSVTIGIMLVYLLGLFVNWRVLAILGVIPCAVLIPGLYFIPESPRWLAEMGMLEKFEASLQTLRGPNVDITMEAQEIQGSLTLNNKTDTIKFGDLTRRRYWFPLMVGIGLLVLQQLTGINGVFFYSSKIFASAGISSSDAATFGLGAMQVVMTGIATSLVDRSGRRMLLILSSSIMTLSLLLVATTFYLEGVATDDSNVHEILAMLSVMGLLALVIGFSLGIGPIPWIIMSEILPPNIKGLAGSAATFLNWFTASVITMTANLLLHWSSSGTFTIYAIFSAFTVAFSILWVPETKDRTLEEIQASFY; via the exons ATGCCTTTGGGGGAGGACTACGAGGATGCTAGGAACCATAGGAAGCctttcatcaacatcaacaacaacaacaacgctgGAAGTGGGAATCTCTTTGTTGTGCTGTGCGTCCTCATTGTGGCTTTGGGTCCTATCCAATTCGGTTTCACG TGTGGCTATTCTTCTCCAACACAAGCTGATATGATTCGAGATCTTAATCTCTCAATTTCAAGG TTTTCACTCTTTGGATCTTTATCCAATGTTGGTGCAATGGTAGGAGCAACAGTCAGTGGTCAACTAGCTGAATACTTTGGACGTAAAGGG TCACTAATATTCGCAGCAGTTCCAAATATATTCGGATGGCTAGCCATTTCTATAGCGAAA GACACATCGCTTCTATTTATGGGAAGATTGTTGGAAGGTTTTGGCGTGGGAATAATCTCTTATGTG gtACCTGTTTATATAGCAGAGGTATCACCTAGAACCATGAGAGGTAGTCTTGGATCCGTGAACCAG CTTTCAGTTACCATTGGAATCATGTTGGTTTACCTGTTGGGTCTTTTTGTCAACTGGAGAGTTTTAGCAATATTAG gGGTTATTCCTTGTGCAGTACTAATACCGGGGCTATATTTCATTCCAGAGTCTCCTAGATGGTTG GCCGAAATGGGGATGCTAGAAAAGTTTGAAGCTTCTTTACAAACTTTACGAGGACCCAACGTTGATATTACTATGGAAGCACAAGAAATCCAG GGATCTTTGACGTTGAATAACAAAACAGATACTATAAAGTTTGGAGATCTCACGAGGAGAAGATATTGGTTTCCTTTAATG GTAGGTATTGGACTACTTGTGCTCCAACAACTTACTGGTATCAATGGTGTTTTTTTCTATTCTAGCAAGATATTTGCAAGTgcag GAATTTCATCCAGCGATGCTGCTACATTTGGACTTGGAGCCATGCAG GTTGTAATGACTGGGATTGCTACTTCGTTGGTAGACAGAAGTGGAAGAAGGATGCTTCTAATA CTATCCTCCTCTATAATGACACTTAGCCTCCTCCTTGTAGCCACCACATTTTATTTGGAG GGTGTGGCAACAGATGATTCTAACGTTCATGAAATACTGGCAATGCTCTCTGTTATGGGGCTTCTG GCTTTGGTCATTGGATTTTCTCTAGGCATCGGACCAATCCCCTGGATTATAATGTCTGAG ATACTTCCACCAAATATTAAAGGCCTTGCTGGCAGTGCAGCTACCTTTTTGAATTGGTTCACTGCATCTGTAATCACCATGACTGCAAATTTGCTCTTACATTGGAGCAGTTCAG GAACATTCACAATTTATGCCATTTTTTCCGCCTTCACCGTTGCTTTTTCGATACTTTGGGTTCCCGAGACCAAGGACAGAACACTGGAAGAAATTCAGGCATccttttattag